From Streptomyces sp. NBC_00775, one genomic window encodes:
- a CDS encoding family 43 glycosylhydrolase — MRSRTARTLPLPPFPLLSVLALLALLLGLLTAPPSPALSGAPPVNHQKYAGYLFAYFTGEGTADGEQIRYALSRGNDPLHWRELNAGSPVLTSTIGEKGLRDPFVIRSPEGDKFYLIATDLRMYKNSSGSWDYVQRHGSKSIMIWESTDLVHWTDQRLVKVAPDSAGNTWAPEAYWDDSLGEYVVFWASKLYADDDPDHTGSTYNKMLYATTKDFRTFSDPKVWDDPGYSVIDSTVIKNKGSYYRYTKDERDPTSSSPCSKFITGEKSASLTNTKYDFVSECIGSGSIDRGEGPTVFKSNTEDKWYLFIDEYGGRGYVPFETTDLDSGKWTMSTNYQLPASPRHGTVMPVTQAEYDRLLAAYPATGTSVVDATARGQKGYAVVTEASSKVVLPMKPGTDLSRLAPKLWAGAGAEVSPSSGTRRDFRKPRTYTVTAADGTSRTWTVEAAVTRSPVLPGLNADPDIQYLDGQYWIYPTTDGYAGWSGTSFKAYSSKDLVHWKDHGVILDLGPDVSWADKNAWAPAIAERDGKYYFYFCAEQRIGVAVADSPAGPFKDALGQPLVAKGQFTGQMIDPAVFTDADGQSYLYWGNGHGYVVPLNDDMVSFDATKVKDITPADFREGSFVVKRQGTYYFMWSEDDTRSENYHVAYATGPSPLGPWTKRGTILSKRPEYGIKGTGHHSVVTVPGTDDWYIVYHRFALNGPGKPGGDGTHRETTIDRMEFAADGTILPVVPTLESIRPVRTESGN, encoded by the coding sequence ATGCGAAGCCGTACCGCCCGCACGCTCCCCCTCCCCCCTTTCCCCCTCCTCTCCGTCCTCGCCCTCCTCGCCCTTCTGCTGGGCCTGCTTACGGCACCACCCAGCCCCGCACTCTCCGGAGCACCGCCCGTGAACCATCAGAAGTACGCCGGCTATCTCTTCGCCTACTTCACCGGCGAGGGGACCGCCGACGGCGAGCAGATCCGCTACGCCCTCAGTCGCGGCAACGACCCCTTGCACTGGCGGGAGTTGAACGCGGGCAGTCCGGTGCTCACCTCCACCATCGGCGAGAAGGGGCTGCGCGATCCTTTCGTGATCCGCTCCCCCGAGGGCGACAAGTTCTACCTCATCGCCACCGATCTGAGGATGTACAAGAACTCCAGCGGCAGTTGGGACTACGTCCAGCGCCACGGCAGCAAGTCCATCATGATCTGGGAGTCCACCGACCTGGTCCACTGGACCGACCAGCGCCTGGTGAAGGTCGCCCCGGACAGCGCGGGCAACACCTGGGCACCGGAGGCCTATTGGGACGACAGCCTGGGTGAGTACGTCGTCTTCTGGGCGTCCAAGCTGTACGCCGACGACGACCCGGACCACACCGGATCGACGTACAACAAGATGCTGTACGCCACCACGAAGGACTTCCGCACCTTCAGCGACCCGAAGGTCTGGGACGACCCGGGCTACTCGGTGATCGACTCAACGGTCATCAAGAACAAGGGCAGTTACTACCGCTACACCAAGGACGAGCGCGATCCCACCTCGTCCAGCCCCTGCTCCAAGTTCATCACCGGGGAGAAGTCGGCCTCGCTGACGAACACGAAGTACGACTTCGTCTCGGAGTGCATCGGCAGCGGCTCGATCGACCGCGGTGAGGGCCCGACGGTCTTCAAGTCCAACACCGAGGACAAGTGGTACCTGTTCATCGACGAGTACGGCGGCCGTGGTTACGTCCCCTTCGAGACGACCGATCTCGACTCGGGCAAGTGGACGATGTCGACGAACTACCAGCTCCCGGCCAGCCCGCGGCACGGCACGGTCATGCCGGTGACACAGGCGGAGTACGACCGGCTGCTCGCCGCGTATCCGGCCACCGGGACGTCGGTGGTGGACGCGACGGCGCGCGGGCAGAAAGGGTACGCGGTCGTCACCGAGGCCTCGTCCAAGGTCGTCCTGCCGATGAAGCCCGGCACCGATCTCTCGCGGCTCGCGCCGAAGCTGTGGGCCGGCGCGGGCGCCGAGGTGAGCCCCAGCTCCGGTACGCGCCGCGACTTCCGTAAGCCGCGGACGTACACGGTGACGGCGGCGGACGGGACGAGCCGGACCTGGACGGTCGAGGCGGCGGTGACCCGAAGTCCGGTCCTGCCCGGTCTCAACGCCGACCCGGACATCCAGTACCTGGACGGCCAGTACTGGATCTACCCGACGACGGACGGCTACGCGGGCTGGAGCGGGACGAGTTTCAAGGCGTACTCGTCGAAGGACCTGGTGCACTGGAAGGACCACGGGGTGATCCTGGACCTGGGTCCCGATGTGTCGTGGGCGGACAAGAACGCCTGGGCCCCGGCGATCGCCGAACGGGACGGCAAGTACTACTTCTACTTCTGCGCGGAGCAGCGGATAGGCGTCGCCGTCGCGGACTCCCCCGCCGGTCCCTTCAAGGACGCGCTCGGCCAACCGCTGGTCGCCAAGGGGCAGTTCACGGGCCAGATGATCGACCCGGCGGTCTTCACGGACGCCGACGGCCAGTCGTATCTCTACTGGGGCAACGGGCACGGATACGTGGTGCCCCTCAACGACGACATGGTGTCGTTCGACGCGACGAAGGTGAAGGACATCACCCCGGCGGACTTCCGCGAGGGATCCTTCGTGGTCAAGCGGCAGGGCACGTACTACTTCATGTGGTCCGAGGACGACACCCGCAGCGAGAACTACCACGTCGCCTATGCGACGGGACCGTCCCCGCTCGGTCCGTGGACCAAGCGGGGCACGATCCTGTCCAAGCGCCCGGAGTACGGCATCAAGGGCACCGGTCACCACTCCGTGGTGACCGTCCCCGGTACGGACGACTGGTACATCGTCTACCACCGGTTCGCCCTGAACGGCCCCGGGAAGCCGGGCGGGGACGGCACGCACCGGGAGACCACCATCGACCGCATGGAGTTCGCGGCCGACGGCACGATTCTGCCGGTGGTGCCGACCCTGGAGTCGATCCGCCCCGTGCGGACCGAGTCCGGGAACTAG
- a CDS encoding right-handed parallel beta-helix repeat-containing protein translates to MSRRTALTLGATLALGAGLAVLPTQAQAATVVVDTTAELTSAISSATAGTVIQVRGGTYYPTATLQSTTNGTSSSPVTLTAYGSETVKIDGSSLPSGDWIFKLTADYWNVSNMTFQNSPDSAVVCQSCTGTNWSNIKTINGGDSGFTLTGDGTVNNTVKNIDSYGNYDSANHGENADGVAVKFGSGTGNLITGARLYNNSDDGIDFWSFSSPVTIEHTWSFGNGVNRWSDSAFAGDGNGYKLGGDGEVVAHVVNNSAAWGNAGNGFTENSNTGAIVINRTTAYANSKWGYYFATSSAKLGKNLAVSNGSGLVSKGSSVTSAGNNWDSGISTPSFVSTDASTTYNSRQSSGSLPATTFLTTGSSTIGATMN, encoded by the coding sequence ATGTCTCGTCGTACCGCTCTCACCCTCGGCGCCACCCTGGCGCTGGGCGCAGGCCTCGCAGTTCTCCCCACCCAAGCTCAGGCGGCCACGGTCGTCGTCGACACGACCGCCGAACTGACCAGCGCCATCTCCAGCGCCACCGCAGGCACCGTCATCCAGGTGCGCGGCGGCACGTACTACCCGACCGCCACCCTCCAGTCCACGACGAACGGCACCTCGTCCAGCCCGGTCACCCTCACGGCGTACGGCTCGGAGACGGTGAAGATCGACGGCTCGTCGCTCCCCTCCGGCGACTGGATCTTCAAGCTGACCGCCGACTACTGGAACGTCTCCAACATGACCTTCCAGAACTCCCCGGACAGCGCCGTCGTCTGCCAGTCCTGCACCGGCACGAACTGGAGCAACATCAAGACCATCAACGGCGGCGACTCCGGCTTCACACTCACGGGTGATGGCACCGTCAACAACACGGTCAAGAACATCGACTCGTACGGCAACTACGACTCCGCCAACCACGGCGAGAACGCGGACGGCGTGGCCGTGAAGTTCGGCTCCGGCACCGGCAACCTGATCACCGGCGCCCGCCTGTACAACAACTCGGACGACGGCATCGACTTCTGGTCCTTCTCGTCCCCCGTGACCATCGAGCACACCTGGTCCTTCGGCAACGGCGTCAACCGCTGGTCCGACTCGGCGTTCGCGGGCGACGGCAACGGCTACAAGCTGGGCGGCGACGGCGAGGTGGTTGCCCACGTCGTCAACAACTCGGCGGCCTGGGGCAACGCGGGCAACGGCTTCACCGAGAACAGCAACACCGGTGCGATCGTCATCAACCGCACCACCGCGTACGCCAACAGCAAGTGGGGCTACTACTTCGCCACCAGCTCCGCGAAGCTCGGCAAGAACCTGGCGGTGAGCAACGGCAGCGGACTGGTCAGCAAGGGCTCCTCGGTCACGTCGGCCGGCAACAACTGGGACTCCGGGATCTCGACGCCGTCCTTCGTCTCCACGGACGCGAGCACCACGTACAACTCTCGCCAGTCCAGCGGCTCGTTGCCCGCGACCACGTTCCTGACGACGGGCAGCAGCACGATCGGCGCCACGATGAACTGA
- a CDS encoding pectinesterase family protein yields MLSRTTSPSRTTSPSRRTFLVASAGAALALGLTTTPASAGGRSAFGRYGSPSARLTERTLYVHPDGLGDHTTVQAAVTAATGAGYTLVIAAGVYRETVSVGVTDPATGLPGVAGTEMTWIGASEDPRDVVVVYDNANGKQKPDGSGTYGTTGSATTTVRTDGFTARWITFANDWLRADHPEITGTQAVAIKVQGDRSAFEHCRFLGHQDTLYADSIALGTFARQYYRDCYIEGDVDFVFGRATAVYEHCHFHTLARTDLAAAPYGFVFAPSTAVANPRGYLVTRSRITSEAPDAYYKLARPWVPGSDTTARPMLTVRDTRLDAGIDAVAPYTNMSATYPWQSQRFAEYRNSGPGAVISVPENRPQLTDEEAESATREAYLGDWTPWKGC; encoded by the coding sequence ATGCTCTCCCGCACCACCTCCCCAAGCCGCACCACCTCCCCGAGCCGCAGAACCTTCCTCGTCGCGAGCGCCGGGGCCGCCCTCGCGCTCGGCCTCACCACGACCCCCGCGAGCGCCGGAGGCCGTTCCGCCTTCGGGCGCTACGGCTCCCCGTCCGCGCGCCTCACCGAGCGGACGCTGTACGTCCATCCCGACGGCCTCGGCGACCACACCACCGTCCAGGCCGCCGTGACCGCCGCGACCGGCGCCGGATACACCCTGGTCATCGCGGCCGGCGTGTACCGCGAGACGGTCTCCGTCGGCGTGACCGACCCGGCGACCGGCCTGCCCGGCGTCGCGGGCACCGAGATGACCTGGATCGGCGCCTCGGAGGATCCGCGCGATGTCGTCGTCGTGTACGACAACGCCAACGGCAAGCAGAAGCCGGACGGTTCGGGCACCTACGGCACCACGGGGTCGGCCACCACCACCGTGCGCACCGACGGCTTCACCGCCCGCTGGATCACCTTCGCCAATGACTGGCTGCGCGCCGACCACCCCGAGATCACCGGCACCCAGGCCGTCGCCATCAAGGTGCAGGGCGACCGCTCGGCCTTCGAGCACTGCCGCTTCCTGGGCCATCAGGACACGCTGTACGCCGACTCGATCGCGCTCGGCACCTTCGCCCGCCAGTACTACCGGGACTGCTACATCGAGGGCGACGTCGACTTCGTCTTCGGCCGGGCGACGGCGGTGTACGAGCACTGCCACTTCCACACCCTGGCCCGCACGGACCTGGCCGCCGCCCCGTACGGCTTCGTCTTCGCGCCGTCCACAGCGGTCGCCAACCCGCGCGGCTACCTGGTCACCCGGAGCCGTATCACCAGCGAGGCCCCGGACGCGTACTACAAGCTGGCCCGCCCCTGGGTGCCCGGCTCGGACACCACCGCCCGGCCCATGCTGACCGTCCGCGACACCCGCCTGGACGCCGGGATCGACGCGGTCGCGCCCTACACCAACATGTCGGCCACCTACCCGTGGCAGAGCCAGCGCTTCGCCGAGTACCGCAACTCCGGTCCGGGCGCCGTGATCAGCGTTCCGGAGAACCGGCCCCAACTCACCGACGAGGAGGCCGAGTCGGCGACCCGCGAGGCGTACCTCGGCGACTGGACCCCGTGGAAGGGGTGCTGA
- a CDS encoding HAD family acid phosphatase: MHKPLRIAAIAATCAVAGAALYGTGVATADQSTANSTHEPYNIGLLVKDIDTYYGTTLDSNGVYQASADSQYAKDLARIDAAAMKTIDQAARKAHHRGENPAVVFDIDDTLLLSLDYEKKTNYTYNSASWATYVAQADRPAVFGTPELVAYAESKGVEVFYNSGLKESQRVSAVANLKKVGVDINLDADHMFLKDTANPPAYLSDCATAGTWTCTTVQYKSGTREHIEDDLGYNIVANFGDQYSDLEGGYADKTYKLPNPTYFVS; this comes from the coding sequence ATGCATAAGCCACTGCGAATAGCGGCGATCGCCGCCACCTGTGCCGTCGCCGGTGCCGCCCTGTACGGCACCGGCGTCGCCACCGCCGACCAGTCGACGGCGAACTCGACCCACGAGCCCTACAACATCGGGCTCCTGGTCAAGGACATCGACACCTACTACGGCACCACGCTCGACAGCAACGGCGTGTACCAGGCGTCCGCGGACAGCCAGTACGCCAAGGACCTGGCGCGCATCGACGCCGCCGCCATGAAGACCATCGACCAGGCGGCGCGCAAGGCGCACCACCGGGGCGAGAACCCCGCGGTCGTCTTCGACATCGACGACACGCTGCTGCTGTCGCTCGACTACGAGAAGAAGACCAACTACACGTACAACTCGGCCTCTTGGGCGACGTATGTGGCCCAGGCCGACCGTCCGGCGGTCTTCGGCACCCCCGAACTCGTCGCGTACGCCGAGTCCAAGGGCGTCGAGGTCTTCTACAACTCGGGCCTGAAGGAGTCGCAGCGCGTCTCCGCGGTCGCGAACCTGAAGAAGGTCGGCGTCGACATCAACCTCGACGCCGACCACATGTTCCTCAAGGACACGGCGAACCCGCCGGCGTACCTGAGCGACTGCGCCACCGCCGGTACCTGGACCTGCACGACCGTGCAGTACAAGTCCGGCACCCGCGAGCACATCGAGGACGACCTCGGGTACAACATCGTCGCCAACTTCGGCGACCAGTACTCCGACCTCGAAGGGGGCTACGCCGACAAGACGTACAAGCTCCCCAACCCGACGTACTTCGTCAGCTAG
- a CDS encoding rhamnogalacturonan lyase B N-terminal domain-containing protein has translation MSTHKKHLTRRRVLGASVIGVAATGAAVAGGAGLLSSASAATFGYTDDGSNYVVDTGASLVFKVSKSTGDITSLAYKGKEYEGYGGKHSHVESGLGASTVTVRQSGSTILVKVVHGAITQWYAARSGQNSVYLWTNKADASFTATRYIVRLKPGAFPNEGSDSWIEASDSIIEAGDVWKRADGTTHSKHYSGKRTIDYDYIGFSTGSAALWLVRSNHEKASGGPFYRSLLRHSNDKGAGLYEILHYNEAQTEGERFGLQGPFVLNFTDGGAPSSALFHANLDTSWVDGLGITGWVGRAGRGKVAGVGLKGMDAKYAYTVGFANSAAQYWAKASASSGAFSCPGMLPGTYTLTVYKGELAVHTSEVKVTAGATTSLHSLTITGDPSAAKTLWRLGDWDGTPGEFKNAQLMTYAHPSDARAAKWTGNVTIGDSGAAASFPAYVWKDVNDGVLVYFKLTAAQAAAAHTLRVGVTDAFLNGRPRVTVNDWVSAIPSAPAQPSTRSLTTGSYRGNNHTFSFNVPSSAWKTDVSQYNVLKLNIISGSTGSAYLSPGTSFDSIDLLT, from the coding sequence TTGAGCACGCACAAGAAACACCTCACGCGCAGACGTGTGCTCGGGGCCTCCGTGATCGGCGTCGCCGCCACCGGCGCAGCCGTCGCGGGAGGCGCCGGCCTCCTCTCGTCCGCCTCCGCCGCCACCTTCGGCTACACGGACGACGGGTCGAACTACGTCGTCGACACCGGCGCCTCCCTCGTCTTCAAGGTCTCCAAGTCCACCGGCGACATCACCTCGCTCGCCTACAAGGGCAAGGAGTACGAGGGCTACGGCGGCAAGCACTCGCACGTCGAGTCGGGGCTCGGCGCCTCCACCGTCACCGTCAGGCAGTCCGGGTCGACGATCCTGGTCAAGGTGGTGCACGGCGCGATCACCCAGTGGTACGCGGCCCGCAGCGGCCAGAACAGCGTCTACCTGTGGACGAACAAGGCGGACGCCTCCTTCACGGCGACCCGCTACATCGTCCGCCTCAAGCCCGGGGCGTTCCCCAACGAGGGTTCGGACTCCTGGATCGAGGCCTCCGACTCGATCATCGAGGCCGGTGACGTCTGGAAGCGCGCGGACGGCACGACGCACTCCAAGCACTACTCGGGCAAGCGCACGATCGACTACGACTACATCGGCTTCAGCACCGGTTCGGCCGCGCTGTGGCTGGTGCGCTCCAACCACGAGAAGGCGTCCGGCGGCCCCTTCTACCGCTCCCTGCTGCGCCACTCGAACGACAAGGGCGCGGGGCTGTACGAGATCCTGCACTACAACGAGGCCCAGACGGAGGGCGAACGCTTCGGGCTCCAGGGCCCGTTCGTGCTGAACTTCACGGACGGCGGCGCCCCCTCGTCCGCCCTCTTCCACGCGAACCTCGACACCTCCTGGGTGGACGGACTCGGCATCACCGGCTGGGTGGGCAGGGCGGGGCGCGGCAAGGTGGCGGGCGTCGGGCTCAAGGGCATGGACGCGAAGTACGCCTACACGGTCGGCTTCGCCAACTCCGCCGCCCAGTACTGGGCGAAGGCCTCGGCCTCCTCGGGCGCCTTCTCCTGCCCGGGGATGCTGCCGGGGACGTACACGCTGACCGTCTACAAGGGCGAGCTCGCCGTGCACACGAGCGAGGTGAAGGTGACGGCCGGCGCGACGACCTCGCTGCACAGCCTGACGATCACCGGGGACCCGTCCGCCGCCAAGACCCTGTGGCGGCTCGGCGACTGGGACGGCACGCCCGGCGAGTTCAAGAACGCCCAGCTGATGACGTACGCGCACCCCTCCGACGCCCGCGCGGCGAAGTGGACCGGCAACGTCACCATCGGCGACAGCGGTGCGGCCGCCTCCTTCCCGGCGTACGTCTGGAAGGACGTCAACGACGGCGTGCTCGTCTACTTCAAGCTGACCGCCGCCCAGGCCGCCGCCGCGCACACCCTGCGCGTCGGCGTGACGGACGCGTTCCTCAACGGGCGTCCACGCGTGACGGTCAACGACTGGGTGTCGGCCATCCCCTCGGCGCCCGCACAGCCCTCCACACGCTCCCTCACCACGGGTTCGTACCGGGGAAACAACCACACGTTCAGTTTCAACGTCCCTTCCAGTGCGTGGAAGACGGACGTGAGCCAGTACAACGTCCTCAAGCTCAACATCATCAGTGGTTCGACCGGCTCGGCCTACCTCAGCCCGGGCACGTCGTTCGACTCCATAGACCTGCTGACCTGA
- a CDS encoding right-handed parallel beta-helix repeat-containing protein translates to MRQSIGRHRRTRTLSIAAAVAVAAGAGGVYLGLSDNGSAQAASTTVTVSTTAQLESAVANAAAGTTIQVRGGTYYPTSTLKSTANGTSSTRITLTAYGSETVKIDGSKLAAGSWLAGIYGDYWTVQNITWQKSPAQGFVATSSVGGIFKNLVTANNGDSGFTLRGDDTTNNLVQNLDSYGNYDAAGHGQNADGIAIKFGSGTGNKITGARLYNNSDDGLDLWQFSSPVTIEHSWAFGNGKNRWSDSAFEGNGNGFKLGGGGVAVAHVVNNNAAWDNSLNGFTENSNTGAIVLNRNTAYANAEAGFYFATGKARLARNLAVSNKGGLDKLGSSTVSAANNWDSGVSTPSFKSTDATAAYGVRSSSGSLPSTTFLTTGSTTIGSTMN, encoded by the coding sequence GTGCGTCAGAGCATCGGACGCCACCGCAGGACCCGCACGCTTTCGATCGCCGCCGCGGTGGCCGTCGCCGCGGGGGCGGGTGGCGTCTACCTCGGCCTCTCGGACAACGGATCGGCACAGGCCGCCTCCACCACGGTCACCGTCTCCACCACCGCCCAGCTCGAGTCGGCCGTCGCCAATGCCGCCGCCGGTACGACCATCCAGGTGCGCGGCGGCACGTACTACCCGACGTCCACGCTGAAGTCCACGGCGAACGGCACCAGTTCTACGCGCATCACGCTCACCGCGTACGGCAGCGAGACGGTGAAGATCGACGGCTCCAAGCTGGCCGCCGGCTCCTGGCTGGCCGGGATCTACGGCGACTACTGGACCGTCCAGAACATCACCTGGCAGAAGTCGCCCGCCCAGGGCTTCGTCGCCACCTCGTCCGTCGGCGGCATCTTCAAGAACCTGGTCACCGCGAACAACGGCGACTCCGGCTTCACCCTGCGCGGCGACGACACGACCAACAACCTCGTCCAGAACCTGGACAGTTACGGCAACTACGACGCGGCGGGCCACGGCCAGAACGCCGACGGCATCGCCATCAAGTTCGGCTCCGGCACCGGCAACAAGATCACCGGCGCGCGGCTCTACAACAACTCGGACGACGGCCTCGACCTGTGGCAGTTCTCCTCGCCCGTCACCATCGAGCACTCCTGGGCCTTCGGCAACGGCAAGAACCGCTGGAGCGACTCGGCGTTCGAGGGCAACGGCAACGGGTTCAAGCTGGGCGGCGGGGGTGTTGCCGTCGCGCACGTCGTGAACAACAACGCGGCGTGGGACAACTCGCTCAACGGCTTCACCGAGAACTCCAACACCGGCGCGATCGTTCTCAACCGGAACACCGCGTACGCCAATGCCGAGGCGGGGTTCTACTTCGCCACCGGCAAGGCGCGGCTCGCGCGGAATCTCGCGGTGAGCAACAAGGGCGGGTTGGACAAGCTCGGTTCGTCCACGGTGTCGGCGGCGAACAACTGGGACAGTGGGGTTTCTACGCCGTCCTTCAAGTCGACGGATGCGACTGCCGCGTACGGGGTTCGTTCGTCGAGTGGGTCGCTGCCCTCGACGACGTTTCTCACGACTGGCTCCACGACTATTGGCTCGACGATGAACTGA
- a CDS encoding pectate lyase family protein, with protein sequence MRRAVAALAALLACSVALPASAASAASAAVPGPIGWASANGGTTGGAGGTVTTVHTRAELKEALAGDGDPTAPKVIRVAGDINGHETDDGSLLGEQDYAPGYDLVQYMSCFGEDGTTWSDTRYDYCKRQRTLRQTGSTKEKAQIQLTVPSNTTLVGVGDDARLLGVFLTVNTGTNIIVRNLHLEAPVDHFTSWSPDDGTQGNWNARFDAMTVVTGKNIWVDHCTFTDGRFPDRDAPVGFHGKHVQRHDGLLDIEDGSDYITVSDSRFADHDKALLIGSGDGRGDRDRGHLKITFARDLFTDIVQRGPRVRFGQVHVVNNVYRGRPEDTLYALGAGLESAIVSEHNVFAYPRGAPSMVLAVYGGTHFRDTGSWFNGRPARLDAVATGLGLTDDVGWDPADAYDYRQFTSPSAVEHYVLRHSGAGRH encoded by the coding sequence GTGCGTAGGGCCGTCGCGGCCCTGGCGGCGCTGCTCGCGTGCTCCGTCGCGCTCCCGGCGTCCGCGGCATCCGCGGCGTCCGCGGCCGTCCCGGGTCCCATCGGCTGGGCCTCGGCCAACGGCGGCACCACCGGAGGCGCCGGCGGCACGGTCACCACGGTCCACACCCGCGCCGAGCTGAAAGAGGCACTCGCGGGCGACGGCGACCCCACCGCACCCAAGGTGATCCGCGTCGCCGGTGACATCAACGGCCATGAGACGGACGACGGTTCACTGCTCGGCGAGCAGGACTACGCACCCGGATACGACCTCGTCCAGTACATGTCCTGCTTCGGCGAGGACGGCACGACCTGGTCGGACACCCGCTACGACTACTGCAAGCGCCAGCGGACGCTCCGGCAGACCGGGTCCACCAAGGAGAAGGCGCAGATCCAGCTCACCGTCCCCAGCAACACCACGCTCGTCGGCGTCGGCGACGACGCACGGCTGCTCGGCGTCTTCCTCACCGTCAACACCGGCACGAACATCATCGTGCGCAACCTCCATCTGGAGGCCCCGGTCGACCACTTCACCAGCTGGTCACCGGACGACGGAACGCAGGGCAACTGGAACGCGCGCTTCGACGCGATGACGGTGGTCACCGGCAAGAACATCTGGGTCGACCACTGCACCTTCACCGACGGCCGCTTCCCGGACCGGGACGCTCCCGTCGGTTTCCACGGCAAGCACGTCCAGCGGCACGACGGGCTGCTCGACATCGAGGACGGCTCGGACTACATCACCGTCTCCGACAGCCGGTTCGCCGACCACGACAAGGCGCTGCTCATCGGGTCGGGGGACGGGCGCGGCGACCGCGACCGCGGGCACCTCAAGATCACCTTCGCCCGCGATCTCTTCACCGACATCGTGCAGCGCGGCCCGCGCGTCCGCTTCGGTCAGGTGCACGTCGTCAACAACGTCTACCGGGGCCGCCCCGAGGACACGCTCTACGCGCTCGGCGCCGGTCTGGAGTCCGCGATCGTCTCCGAGCACAACGTCTTCGCCTACCCGCGGGGCGCCCCCTCGATGGTCCTCGCGGTCTACGGAGGCACGCACTTCCGCGACACCGGCTCCTGGTTCAACGGCCGCCCCGCCCGCCTCGACGCGGTGGCGACCGGCCTGGGCCTCACGGACGACGTCGGCTGGGACCCCGCCGACGCCTACGACTACCGGCAGTTCACGTCCCCGTCGGCGGTCGAGCACTACGTCCTGCGCCACTCCGGCGCCGGACGCCACTGA
- a CDS encoding pectinesterase family protein, translated as MRRRAFLTAAVAGTAGALTAFGTAPAFAHDRRVLHVRPGDSVQAAVDTVDGPGWTIVVHPGTYREVVNIPAGTADLTLRGATRDPRDAVIVYDHANGTQKPDGSGTYGTAGSATFTSAAPGLTVHGLTIANDWLRADHPEITGTQAVAAYITGDRSSFSRVRLLAHQDTLFADTTALTAFDRQYYRDCYIEGDVDFVFGRATAVFERCHFHTLDRDVTFKPEGMVFAPATARANPYGFLAVRSRVTSGAEDAAYKIARPWVPSYETTAWPSLVVRETELGPGIDAVAPYTNMREAYPWQSMRFREYRNTGPGALISVPENRPQLTDAEAEVHTRETYLGDWSPCA; from the coding sequence ATGCGCCGACGCGCCTTCCTGACCGCCGCGGTGGCCGGAACGGCCGGGGCCCTGACCGCCTTCGGCACGGCCCCCGCCTTCGCCCACGACCGCCGCGTTCTGCACGTCCGCCCCGGCGACTCCGTCCAGGCCGCGGTGGACACGGTTGACGGACCGGGCTGGACCATCGTCGTCCACCCCGGTACATACCGCGAAGTCGTCAACATCCCCGCCGGCACAGCGGACTTGACGCTGCGCGGCGCCACCCGCGACCCGCGCGACGCCGTCATCGTGTACGACCACGCCAACGGGACGCAGAAGCCCGACGGTTCCGGGACGTACGGCACCGCGGGCTCCGCCACCTTCACCTCGGCGGCGCCCGGGCTGACCGTGCACGGGCTGACGATCGCCAACGACTGGCTGCGCGCGGACCACCCGGAGATCACGGGTACGCAGGCGGTCGCCGCGTACATCACCGGTGACCGTTCGTCCTTCTCGCGGGTGCGGCTGCTGGCCCACCAGGACACGCTGTTCGCGGACACGACGGCGCTCACCGCCTTCGACCGGCAGTACTACCGGGACTGCTACATCGAGGGCGACGTCGACTTCGTCTTCGGGCGGGCCACCGCCGTCTTCGAGCGCTGTCACTTCCACACCCTCGACCGGGACGTCACCTTCAAGCCCGAGGGCATGGTCTTCGCACCGGCCACGGCCCGCGCGAATCCGTACGGCTTCCTGGCCGTCCGCAGCCGGGTCACCTCCGGCGCCGAGGACGCGGCGTACAAGATCGCCCGGCCGTGGGTCCCGTCGTACGAGACCACCGCCTGGCCCTCGCTCGTCGTGCGCGAGACGGAGCTGGGACCCGGCATCGACGCGGTGGCGCCGTACACCAACATGCGCGAGGCCTATCCCTGGCAGAGCATGCGGTTCAGGGAGTACCGGAACACCGGTCCGGGCGCGCTGATCAGCGTGCCGGAGAACCGGCCCCAACTCACGGACGCGGAAGCCGAGGTGCACACGCGCGAGACGTATCTCGGGGACTGGAGCCCCTGTGCGTAG